Proteins encoded together in one Ammospiza nelsoni isolate bAmmNel1 chromosome Z, bAmmNel1.pri, whole genome shotgun sequence window:
- the MBLAC2 gene encoding acyl-coenzyme A thioesterase MBLAC2 → MSALEWFAHKPLGGGIFWIQERFYESGNRANIWLVRGSQRDVVIDAGLGLRSLPDYLRDAGLLAPAEGAGPRPLLAVATHVHFDHSGGLQHFEEVAVHSAEASALLQGDNYEAVTWLSDREVARPPRPGWSARQFRVPPVRPSRLLHEGDVINLGDRQLTVMHMPGHSRGSICLHDKDRKILFSGDVVYDGSMIDWLPYSRISDYIASCQRLMELVDRGLVEKVLPGHFNIFGAERLYRLASNYISQAGICHKISTCAMRSIASIALRVANSRITSQ, encoded by the exons ATGTCGGCGCTGGAGTGGTTCGCGCACAAGCCCCTGGGCGGCGGTATCTTTTGGATCCAGGAACGCTTCTATGAGTCGGGCAACCGGGCCAACATCTGGCTAGTGCGGGGCTCGCAGCGAGACGTGGTGATCGATGCGGGGCTGGGACTGCGCAGCCTGCCCGACTACCTGCGTGACGCCGGGCTCCTGGCGCCGGCCGAGGGCGCCGGGCCGCGGCCGCTGCTGGCCGTGGCCACCCACGTCCACTTCGACCACTCGGGCGGGCTGCAGCACTTCGAGGAGGTGGCGGTGCACAGCGCCGAGGCGTCGGCGCTGCTCCAAGGCGACAATTACGAGGCCGTGACGTGGCTGTCAGACCGGGAGGTGGCGCGGCCGCCGCGGCCCGGCTGGAGCGCCCGGCAGTTCCGCGTCCCGCCCGTCCGGCCCAGTCGCCTGCTGCACGAGG GGGATGTGATCAACCTTGGAGATCGACAGCTCACTGTCATGCACATGCCTGGTCATTCACGAGGCAGCATTTGCTTACATGACAAGGACCGGAAGATTTTGTTCAGCGGAGATGTGGTGTATGACGGATCTATGATCGACTGGCTGCCCTACAGCAGAATCAGTGACTACATTGCAAGCTGCCAGCGCCTGATGGAGTTAGTAGATAGAGGTCTTGTGGAGAAGGTACTGCCTGGGCACTTTAACATATTTGGAGCAGAAAGGCTGTATCGTTTAGCTTCCAACTACATTTCCCAAGCTGGAATCTGTCACAAGATCTCTACGTGTGCTATGAGATCCATTGCAAGCATAGCACTTCGTGTTGCAAATTCAAGAATCACTTCTCAGTGA